From one Streptomyces sp. ICC1 genomic stretch:
- a CDS encoding SMP-30/gluconolactonase/LRE family protein codes for MMKKLLPAALLTLTTALALGAAPAAHASAARASAARASDGPTADGRTAGSRPADARISTAFTLPGAKVFPEGIAADPRTGTVYVGSYTDGTVYRARPGARAAEVFLPSGTDGRHTANGLRVDARGRLWVTDSTSGVSVYDTRSGARVAHFEIPGSAPRFLNDLAITPDGTAYLTDSVRAVVYRVTPDQLAAGSGPLLPAYDLSGRLTPSPAGSFSLNGIAADPAGRFLLTVDMTAGDLYRIDLRSGEVSRTALTGGDLKTADGLDLAPGGVLRAAQNTRNTLSRWQLSADGTRARLVRTVTDPSLQIPTTLVRVPGRTLVVRSQFDRDGGPMPSTSGAPTAFTVASVRGF; via the coding sequence ATGATGAAGAAGCTCCTGCCCGCGGCCCTGCTGACCCTGACCACCGCCCTCGCCCTCGGCGCGGCCCCGGCCGCCCACGCCTCGGCCGCCCGCGCCTCGGCCGCCCGCGCCTCGGACGGCCCGACGGCAGACGGCCGGACCGCCGGCAGCCGGCCGGCGGACGCGCGGATCTCCACGGCGTTCACCCTCCCCGGCGCCAAGGTCTTCCCGGAGGGCATAGCCGCCGACCCCCGCACCGGCACGGTCTACGTCGGCTCCTACACGGACGGCACCGTCTACCGGGCCCGCCCCGGCGCCCGCGCCGCGGAGGTCTTCCTGCCCTCGGGCACCGACGGCCGCCACACGGCGAACGGGCTGCGGGTCGACGCCCGCGGGAGGCTCTGGGTGACCGACTCCACCTCGGGCGTCTCGGTGTACGACACCCGCTCGGGGGCGCGCGTGGCCCACTTCGAGATCCCCGGGAGCGCGCCGCGCTTCCTCAACGACCTGGCCATCACCCCGGACGGCACCGCGTACCTGACCGACAGCGTCCGCGCGGTGGTCTACCGGGTGACCCCGGACCAGCTCGCCGCCGGCTCCGGCCCGCTGCTGCCCGCGTACGACCTGAGCGGGCGGCTCACCCCGTCGCCTGCGGGCAGCTTCAGCCTCAACGGCATCGCCGCGGACCCGGCCGGCCGCTTCCTCCTCACCGTCGACATGACGGCCGGCGATCTGTACCGCATCGACCTCCGCTCGGGCGAGGTCTCGCGCACCGCCCTGACCGGCGGCGACCTGAAGACCGCCGACGGCCTCGACCTGGCACCCGGCGGCGTACTGCGCGCGGCCCAGAACACCCGCAACACCCTGAGCCGCTGGCAGCTCTCGGCGGACGGCACCCGGGCGCGCCTGGTCCGCACGGTCACGGACCCCTCGCTCCAGATCCCGACGACGCTGGTGCGGGTCCCGGGCCGCACCCTGGTGGTCCGCTCGCAGTTCGACCGGGACGGCGGCCCCATGCCCTCCACCAGCGGCGCCCCGACCGCGTTCACGGTCGCCTCGGTCCGCGGCTTCTGA
- a CDS encoding MarR family transcriptional regulator: MTSMPPEERLGSHIKRAEQALLGAKNTAVKPAAVTVPQYAALLWLAEKPGISAAALARLCGVTPPTMNTVLKNLQERGLVERTPHELHRNVLETRLTDEGRAVMEVADAGAVAVERALAAEFSGEERESLIRLLGRCAEALDALR; this comes from the coding sequence ATGACTTCCATGCCCCCCGAGGAGCGCCTCGGCTCCCACATCAAGCGCGCCGAGCAGGCGCTCCTCGGGGCGAAGAACACGGCGGTGAAGCCGGCCGCAGTAACGGTTCCGCAGTACGCCGCGCTGCTCTGGCTCGCCGAAAAGCCCGGCATCTCCGCCGCCGCGCTCGCCCGTCTGTGCGGGGTGACGCCGCCGACGATGAACACCGTGCTGAAGAACCTCCAGGAGCGCGGGCTCGTCGAGCGGACCCCGCACGAATTGCACCGCAACGTCCTGGAGACCCGGCTCACCGACGAGGGCCGCGCCGTGATGGAGGTGGCCGACGCGGGGGCGGTCGCGGTGGAGCGGGCGCTCGCCGCCGAGTTCAGCGGCGAGGAGCGGGAGTCGCTGATCCGGCTGCTCGGGCGGTGCGCGGAAGCGCTCGATGCCCTGAGGTGA
- a CDS encoding alpha/beta hydrolase-fold protein, translating to MPQNPQRPRPDGEPHRQYPPPQHQPSQHQPSYWEDPEGRPQEPQQEPHQPSPGGPYVPPHISGAPADPGPPQPPRRSGRSRRTVWTAAAVAFALLLGGGSFAAWKLDWFSGNGSAVSFGKTPPPADAGTGKKTPDEAPKTAPTPSGDPDVQQATGPAAAFKQTAKLDDGTIIAKTRLVGAKSGFEGDVWVWTPKEYEDPKYAKSGFPVLIALPGGNGYPANYWSDRSLGLQKAISEGVQAGTSLPFIVIMPVLNPDAKYYYDGSDIPGQPKMGTWIAEDIPDFTRANFRTYKSRDGWAFMGSSSGAFVGMKQLLQHPDKFKAVIASGGEIVPDSPLWKGHQAEMDANNPETLAQKLIDAGGPEVHINFQIGTKESGKQRMTQFQEKYGKGPVKMTIRDIQNGEHNGWHYVRGMKEGSLEWISKVLKGPKPEAG from the coding sequence GTGCCCCAGAACCCGCAGCGTCCGCGGCCCGATGGCGAGCCGCACCGGCAGTACCCGCCGCCGCAGCACCAGCCGTCGCAGCACCAGCCGTCGTACTGGGAGGATCCCGAGGGCCGGCCGCAGGAGCCCCAGCAGGAGCCGCACCAGCCGTCGCCGGGCGGCCCGTACGTGCCCCCGCACATATCCGGGGCCCCCGCGGACCCCGGCCCCCCGCAGCCGCCCCGCCGCTCCGGGCGCTCCCGCCGTACGGTGTGGACCGCCGCGGCCGTCGCCTTCGCGCTCCTCCTCGGCGGCGGCTCCTTCGCCGCCTGGAAGCTGGACTGGTTCTCCGGCAACGGCTCCGCGGTGAGCTTCGGCAAGACCCCGCCGCCCGCCGACGCGGGCACCGGGAAGAAGACCCCGGACGAGGCCCCGAAGACCGCGCCCACGCCGAGCGGCGACCCCGACGTACAGCAGGCGACGGGCCCGGCGGCCGCCTTCAAGCAGACCGCCAAGCTCGACGACGGCACGATCATCGCCAAGACCCGCCTCGTCGGCGCCAAGTCCGGCTTCGAGGGTGACGTCTGGGTGTGGACGCCCAAGGAGTACGAGGACCCGAAGTACGCCAAGAGCGGCTTCCCGGTCCTCATCGCGCTCCCCGGCGGCAACGGCTACCCGGCCAACTACTGGTCCGACCGCAGCCTCGGCCTCCAGAAGGCCATCAGCGAGGGCGTCCAGGCCGGTACGAGCCTGCCGTTCATCGTGATCATGCCCGTGCTGAACCCGGACGCGAAGTACTACTACGACGGCTCCGACATCCCCGGCCAGCCCAAGATGGGCACCTGGATCGCCGAGGACATCCCGGACTTCACCCGCGCCAACTTCCGTACGTACAAGTCCCGCGACGGCTGGGCCTTCATGGGCTCCTCCTCCGGTGCCTTCGTCGGGATGAAGCAGCTCCTCCAGCACCCGGACAAGTTCAAGGCCGTGATCGCCAGCGGCGGCGAGATCGTTCCCGACTCCCCGCTCTGGAAGGGCCACCAGGCGGAGATGGACGCGAACAACCCCGAGACGCTGGCGCAGAAGCTGATCGACGCGGGCGGCCCCGAGGTCCACATCAACTTCCAGATCGGGACCAAGGAGAGCGGCAAGCAGCGGATGACGCAGTTCCAGGAGAAGTACGGCAAGGGCCCGGTCAAGATGACCATCCGCGACATCCAGAACGGCGAGCACAACGGCTGGCACTACGTGCGCGGCATGAAGGAAGGCTCGCTGGAGTGGATCAGCAAGGTCCTGAAGGGCCCGAAGCCCGAAGCCGGCTGA
- a CDS encoding alpha/beta hydrolase-fold protein, whose amino-acid sequence MHQDQQGDGSATTGGGTTDGASATTGAGRRPARRRRRILISGGLGLVLVAGGGAAGYHYGLFSDIGDPVSFGKSRTAASTASDARSGVSMPTGPKAEFVRTSRLPDGTQIARTTLTGAKSGFTGDVWVWVPKEYDDPAYADSAFPVLISLPGGRGYPTNYWGTGPGLGLQQAVSDGAKAGTSLPFILVMPVHNADTKHHFDASDIPGEPKMGTWMVEDVPDFTKANFRTFTSRDGWAFMGSSAGGFGAFKHVLKYPDRFKAAIASGVDIVPDSPLWKGNTQAMDENNPEKLAAKLIKAGGPDVYVNFQIGTAETGREKAEQFIKDYGKGPVHTTLQVIQDGEHNGKSYVRGMREGALEWISKVMSAPTPKPRPAGSGSASGAAPR is encoded by the coding sequence GTGCACCAAGACCAGCAGGGTGACGGCAGCGCCACGACCGGCGGCGGCACGACCGACGGCGCCAGTGCCACGACCGGCGCCGGCCGCCGTCCCGCGCGCCGCCGGCGCCGGATCCTGATCAGCGGCGGGCTCGGCCTCGTCCTCGTGGCCGGCGGCGGGGCGGCCGGCTACCACTACGGCCTCTTCTCGGACATAGGCGATCCCGTCTCCTTCGGGAAGTCCCGGACCGCGGCCTCCACCGCCTCCGACGCCCGGTCCGGCGTGAGCATGCCGACCGGGCCGAAGGCCGAGTTCGTCCGCACCTCCCGGCTGCCGGACGGCACGCAGATCGCCAGGACGACCCTGACCGGCGCGAAGTCCGGCTTCACGGGTGACGTGTGGGTGTGGGTGCCGAAGGAGTACGACGACCCGGCGTACGCCGACAGCGCCTTCCCCGTCCTGATCTCGCTGCCCGGCGGCCGCGGCTACCCCACGAACTACTGGGGGACGGGCCCCGGCCTCGGCCTCCAGCAGGCGGTGAGCGACGGGGCGAAGGCCGGTACGAGCCTGCCCTTCATCCTGGTCATGCCCGTGCACAACGCCGACACCAAGCACCACTTCGACGCCTCCGACATCCCCGGAGAGCCCAAGATGGGCACCTGGATGGTCGAAGACGTCCCGGATTTCACGAAGGCCAATTTCCGGACCTTCACCTCCCGCGACGGCTGGGCCTTCATGGGCTCCTCGGCGGGCGGATTCGGCGCCTTCAAGCACGTCCTGAAGTACCCCGACCGCTTCAAGGCGGCCATCGCGAGCGGGGTCGACATCGTCCCCGATTCCCCGCTGTGGAAGGGGAACACGCAGGCCATGGACGAGAACAACCCCGAGAAGCTCGCCGCGAAGCTGATCAAGGCGGGCGGCCCGGACGTCTACGTCAATTTCCAGATCGGCACCGCGGAGACCGGCCGGGAGAAGGCCGAGCAGTTCATCAAGGACTACGGCAAGGGTCCCGTGCACACCACGCTGCAAGTGATCCAGGATGGTGAGCACAACGGGAAGTCGTACGTACGCGGGATGCGGGAGGGCGCATTGGAGTGGATCAGCAAGGTGATGTCCGCACCCACCCCCAAGCCGCGGCCGGCCGGAAGCGGCAGCGCAAGCGGCGCCGCCCCCCGATGA